A region from the Desulfomonile tiedjei genome encodes:
- a CDS encoding 4Fe-4S binding protein: MADKHVLEIDYQSCWGCKTCEVACKQEYNHEVKFIHVREDGPRMNGDKWEYLHRPTVCRHCDEPPCAEACPEQAISKRDDGIVVLDSDKCTGCQSCMEACTYDAIEFDEQNQTALKCNLCHHRVDQGLIPACADNVCLAHCIYFGDSSSIEKAINAKRQKRQTR, encoded by the coding sequence TTGGCGGACAAGCATGTTCTCGAGATAGATTATCAATCCTGCTGGGGATGCAAGACCTGTGAGGTTGCTTGCAAACAGGAGTACAATCACGAAGTGAAGTTTATTCACGTCCGCGAGGACGGTCCGCGGATGAATGGGGATAAATGGGAATATCTCCACCGCCCGACAGTGTGCCGGCACTGCGACGAGCCTCCGTGCGCGGAAGCATGCCCTGAACAAGCCATTTCCAAAAGAGATGACGGGATTGTAGTATTGGATTCCGACAAGTGTACGGGTTGTCAAAGCTGCATGGAAGCGTGCACGTACGATGCCATAGAATTTGACGAACAAAATCAAACAGCCCTGAAGTGCAATCTGTGTCATCACAGAGTGGACCAGGGGCTCATTCCCGCGTGCGCGGACAATGTGTGCCTGGCGCATTGCATATATTTCGGGGACTCTTCTTCAATCGAGAAGGCGATAAACGCAAAGAGACAAAAACGGCAGACGAGATAG
- a CDS encoding IclR family transcriptional regulator → MASLKDPTRTKADYSSLVPAVEQASRVLLTLAQDATGKMSLTEICKVVGIHKSKGYSILNTLQHFAFVQKSPGSKTYSLGPGLLFLSNKVLNKLDLRKAVAPVLQELSFKTDSTAFLGLISDKHVFVVAKDEGTQHIGLTIRLGHRFPLAWGAHGKAILAFLSDAEREKLIAGSKLYLHGTKSKFDPDRFEQEMANCRRTGFSMDLGEMTSGVNAVAAPVFGPVEKLIGALVILGTFPKESAGRFGSEVSGAAAKFSKQIGGTVPPTLQQNSHAEEED, encoded by the coding sequence ATGGCATCCTTAAAAGACCCAACTCGAACCAAGGCGGATTACTCGTCACTTGTCCCCGCTGTGGAACAGGCTTCACGAGTTCTCCTCACCCTTGCTCAGGACGCAACCGGAAAAATGAGTCTCACAGAGATCTGCAAGGTCGTGGGCATTCACAAGAGCAAGGGTTATTCAATCCTGAACACTTTGCAGCATTTTGCTTTCGTGCAGAAGTCCCCTGGCAGCAAGACCTATTCACTCGGTCCGGGTCTCCTCTTTCTGTCCAACAAGGTCTTGAATAAATTGGACTTGCGGAAAGCTGTTGCGCCCGTCCTTCAGGAGCTTTCCTTTAAGACCGACAGTACGGCGTTTCTCGGCCTCATTTCCGACAAGCATGTTTTTGTGGTGGCAAAGGACGAGGGAACCCAACATATCGGGCTGACCATCAGACTGGGACACAGATTTCCCCTTGCCTGGGGCGCTCACGGAAAGGCAATCTTGGCCTTCCTTTCCGATGCCGAGCGCGAGAAGCTCATCGCGGGATCAAAGCTATATTTACATGGAACCAAATCGAAGTTTGATCCGGATCGCTTTGAGCAAGAAATGGCCAATTGCCGGAGAACGGGGTTCTCGATGGACCTTGGCGAAATGACAAGTGGAGTTAATGCGGTGGCTGCTCCGGTATTCGGGCCGGTCGAAAAATTGATAGGCGCCCTGGTGATCCTGGGCACCTTTCCCAAGGAATCCGCTGGCAGGTTCGGATCCGAGGTTTCGGGTGCTGCGGCCAAGTTCTCCAAGCAGATCGGCGGGACTGTCCCACCAACTTTGCAGCAAAACAGTCACGCAGAGGAGGAAGACTAG
- a CDS encoding acyl-CoA/acyl-ACP dehydrogenase: protein MYDFLLSPEEQTLKQEVREFVRTQITSDFLRKMDKDEITYPRGFVEKLAERNFRGIRFPKKYGGREMTWVADVAASEEIGCLGMALGCAFVMPSIIGEALNMFGTEDQKERYLRPYLEGKLVAAEALTEPRGGSDFFGATTKAVLDGDHFILNGQKRFVVGAEGADFFLVYCRTNFEPTAHKYQRLSLLIVDKGPGVKTEYLYGLLGCKGGGTGRLVFRDVKVPKSNLIGELHSGALCFNQMMIPERLTSAAASLGIWGALDLAVRYSNNRRAFGQKIREFQGVSFMVADSITQLDAARGLTYMAARAVDENYPYARRLVSEAKRFATEAAWSVVNNAMQIMGGIGYTDVYPVERALRDMRLAMIWTGTTQIMNLLIQHEYYSEILDPAYDRRKMEMDAMKPDESERCYTDEDMWEVHDRGPST from the coding sequence GTGTACGATTTCTTGTTGTCACCCGAGGAACAGACCCTGAAGCAAGAAGTGAGGGAATTCGTACGTACGCAAATCACCAGCGATTTCCTTAGAAAGATGGACAAGGACGAAATCACGTATCCGCGTGGGTTTGTGGAAAAGCTGGCCGAACGCAATTTCCGAGGAATCCGATTCCCCAAGAAATACGGAGGCCGGGAAATGACCTGGGTGGCTGATGTCGCGGCAAGCGAGGAGATCGGTTGCCTGGGCATGGCTCTCGGTTGCGCTTTTGTGATGCCGTCCATCATCGGGGAAGCCTTGAACATGTTCGGCACGGAGGACCAAAAGGAAAGGTACCTCAGGCCATACCTGGAAGGAAAGCTTGTTGCCGCGGAAGCCCTGACAGAGCCGAGAGGAGGATCTGATTTTTTCGGGGCCACCACCAAAGCGGTTCTCGATGGCGACCACTTCATCCTTAATGGCCAGAAACGTTTTGTGGTCGGAGCAGAAGGAGCGGACTTTTTCCTGGTCTATTGCCGAACGAATTTTGAACCGACCGCGCACAAATATCAGCGCCTGAGCCTGTTGATCGTTGACAAGGGACCCGGCGTGAAAACTGAGTACCTCTACGGTTTGTTGGGGTGCAAAGGCGGCGGTACCGGAAGGCTGGTCTTCAGAGACGTAAAGGTGCCAAAAAGCAATCTAATCGGCGAACTCCACAGCGGGGCACTTTGTTTCAACCAAATGATGATTCCGGAACGCCTCACCTCGGCTGCTGCTTCTCTGGGGATCTGGGGTGCTCTCGACTTGGCTGTGCGGTATTCAAACAATCGGAGGGCATTCGGTCAGAAAATTCGTGAATTTCAGGGTGTAAGTTTCATGGTCGCGGATTCCATCACGCAACTGGATGCAGCCAGGGGATTAACCTACATGGCGGCCCGGGCCGTGGACGAGAACTATCCCTACGCTCGCCGCCTTGTCAGCGAAGCCAAGCGGTTTGCTACTGAAGCCGCGTGGAGCGTCGTGAACAATGCCATGCAGATCATGGGAGGAATCGGCTACACCGATGTGTATCCGGTGGAGCGCGCGCTCAGAGACATGAGGCTCGCCATGATATGGACAGGCACGACGCAGATCATGAACCTGCTAATCCAGCACGAATATTACAGTGAGATTTTGGATCCGGCCTATGATCGCCGCAAGATGGAAATGGATGCCATGAAACCTGACGAGAGCGAACGCTGCTACACCGACGAGGATATGTGGGAAGTCCATGATCGAGGGCCTTCCACGTGA
- a CDS encoding P1 family peptidase, translated as MGNSPSTLHDDITDVPGIRVGHAQNIEAATGVTVILTPPEGAAAGFHVGGNAPSTRQFDSLRPLHVVDRVHAICLCGGSAFGLDASGGVLSELEAAGVGLRVVDRTIPIVPAAAIFDLNVGDGTVRPDSSMGRQACALASSGPIALGSVGVGTGASVGKLFGVGHAMKGGVGSASVFSDDLVVGALVVVNAYGDITNLDGSIMAGARTSPSSLEFADSAALLKDGKAQSRKVSAENTTLSVVAVNARVDKISGSRIAAQATIGLGRVIRPFHSHIDGDLTVVLSVGDRHADHNRIALLAQEALQRAAMKAIREADGLGLLPAWKDLGVELET; from the coding sequence ATGGGAAATTCTCCTAGTACTCTCCACGACGATATAACCGATGTGCCGGGCATCCGAGTGGGACATGCCCAGAATATAGAAGCTGCGACAGGAGTCACCGTAATTCTGACTCCGCCGGAAGGAGCGGCTGCCGGCTTTCATGTAGGCGGCAATGCACCTTCGACGCGGCAGTTCGATTCTTTGCGGCCTCTGCACGTGGTAGACCGGGTCCACGCTATCTGTTTGTGCGGTGGGAGCGCATTCGGGCTGGATGCCTCGGGAGGGGTTTTGTCGGAGTTGGAAGCGGCCGGCGTTGGCTTGCGCGTGGTTGACCGGACCATACCGATAGTACCCGCAGCCGCGATCTTCGACCTGAATGTCGGCGACGGGACTGTTCGACCGGATAGCTCCATGGGCCGTCAGGCATGCGCCCTGGCCTCCTCCGGACCGATCGCGCTGGGGAGCGTGGGTGTCGGCACCGGTGCAAGCGTGGGAAAGCTCTTCGGCGTAGGACACGCCATGAAAGGCGGTGTCGGTTCCGCGTCAGTATTCTCGGACGATCTCGTGGTAGGGGCCCTGGTTGTGGTGAATGCTTATGGAGACATCACCAACTTGGACGGCAGCATCATGGCAGGGGCTCGAACCTCTCCCTCGTCCCTGGAATTCGCGGACTCGGCAGCCCTACTCAAAGACGGCAAGGCCCAATCAAGGAAGGTCTCTGCGGAGAACACCACCTTGTCGGTGGTGGCTGTTAACGCGCGTGTGGACAAAATCAGCGGGTCCAGAATTGCAGCTCAGGCAACTATAGGCCTGGGTCGAGTGATAAGGCCGTTTCACAGCCACATTGACGGGGACCTGACAGTTGTATTGAGCGTGGGAGACAGACACGCGGATCACAACCGCATAGCGTTGCTCGCTCAAGAAGCTTTACAGCGGGCCGCGATGAAAGCAATCCGCGAAGCCGACGGCCTGGGTCTGTTGCCGGCCTGGAAAGATCTTGGCGTGGAACTGGAAACCTGA
- a CDS encoding TIGR04076 family protein, with protein sequence MKVDESVWTYFQKHLGYSDEEMVRFKEDPRNQEAIVKGAELMNKTIVAEVVQSHGCNSRHKVGDKFYLDGVGNLISKLCPERMCLYAVSALKPIVFAANELLYAGQDPGQIRFKRWGCGDVGLECGGWGKIVMEVKVVDREAQ encoded by the coding sequence ATGAAAGTTGATGAAAGTGTATGGACTTATTTTCAAAAACACCTTGGCTACTCTGACGAGGAGATGGTCAGGTTCAAAGAAGATCCCAGGAATCAGGAGGCCATTGTCAAGGGCGCGGAACTGATGAACAAGACCATTGTGGCCGAAGTGGTCCAATCACATGGATGCAACAGCCGGCACAAGGTCGGGGACAAGTTCTATCTGGACGGAGTAGGAAATCTTATTTCCAAGCTCTGCCCCGAACGAATGTGTTTGTACGCGGTCAGCGCTTTGAAGCCGATTGTGTTCGCTGCAAACGAACTGCTCTACGCAGGCCAGGACCCTGGACAGATTCGATTCAAACGGTGGGGCTGCGGCGATGTCGGATTAGAGTGCGGTGGATGGGGGAAAATCGTGATGGAAGTCAAAGTAGTGGATCGCGAGGCACAGTAG
- a CDS encoding TlyA family RNA methyltransferase, producing MVEKGLASSRERARALIMEGKVTVNGAAVEKPGKEVSTDASLFVKEDLPYVSRGGLKLEAALDRFGIDPSGLGILDAGASTGGFSDCLLQRGAAHIIAVDVGYGQFHWKLRNDPRVTVIERKNIRFLEIGSLPNPVDAAVADLSFISLKLVLPKLKEFLPVGGWLVPLVKPQFEAGRTDVGKGGVVRDPGKIRAAVESVKTFAKGCGFQVLAEMESPIKGPKGNREFFLHLKRTVD from the coding sequence ATGGTCGAAAAGGGCCTCGCATCGTCGCGTGAGCGGGCGAGGGCCTTGATCATGGAGGGCAAGGTCACCGTGAATGGGGCTGCGGTCGAAAAGCCCGGCAAAGAGGTTTCCACAGACGCCAGCCTGTTTGTAAAGGAGGACCTGCCGTACGTAAGCCGTGGCGGACTGAAACTCGAGGCCGCACTGGATCGGTTCGGGATAGATCCTTCCGGATTGGGAATCCTGGACGCGGGAGCTTCAACAGGAGGATTTTCCGACTGCTTGTTGCAGAGAGGCGCGGCTCACATCATCGCTGTAGACGTAGGGTACGGGCAGTTCCATTGGAAGCTGCGTAACGACCCCAGAGTCACGGTCATAGAACGCAAGAACATCCGATTCCTGGAGATAGGGTCTCTACCTAATCCTGTGGACGCGGCTGTTGCCGATCTGTCCTTTATTTCCCTAAAATTGGTACTGCCTAAACTCAAAGAGTTCCTTCCTGTTGGTGGATGGCTTGTCCCTCTGGTAAAACCGCAATTCGAGGCGGGACGGACTGACGTGGGAAAAGGCGGGGTGGTGAGAGATCCCGGCAAGATCAGGGCAGCGGTGGAAAGCGTCAAGACCTTTGCGAAGGGTTGCGGATTCCAAGTCCTGGCAGAAATGGAAAGCCCGATAAAAGGACCGAAAGGGAATCGGGAGTTCTTTCTACATTTGAAACGCACAGTTGACTGA
- a CDS encoding amino acid permease translates to MKTIILVILNLGIASFFIFLLRKPGLLSSYSQGRFWLTWLGLGVICLMDELTSVFYAPAEAYRFIGPAAIFFIALTSLLIRYFSSRLVEIAKILEHHKLFGGGVYSFSYLVLGPVVSFVAVSSIMVDFVLTACISAISAVENVSSFFGMPQYWKMIAGMAIVWSIAGLNILGIRENVRFTFGIFIMAAFVFLNLIVSGILGLDQDSIARLHNSVAAGADSLRTESLLNTYGIFVASVASCVLAYSGVESVLQTAGYVRSSRDIARAYIFLALTVGIVTPTVAALALSAPIDFAKHEGDLITHYATVLNGLPFGVAVAGLASFTLIMAVNTAFVASSELMERVADRYGFSWLIATNREQSLYRIHIINALFFSGIIIFTGGSQMILADMYAIGLLACFSINLGSLIIYRYFMGTKEVIHYLGGRTGTVILFVIFLSCFGFLAWHKPHGTELWAIVTGIVLVSGLIVARTRAPEIRAVQATDTHMDLVLFLAESPEKEIQLIFRRPREEALTSMKHNEAYISFYNPRQGAPAKLAPNHFRFALIKGSLYQDMVALLKVVEYELPHRKVVIHFGWPLSSWLDRMAIGVMVFNIMRMPRRFPNFDFHIDYSSESFRKPNTPK, encoded by the coding sequence ATGAAAACCATAATTCTTGTGATCCTCAATCTGGGCATTGCGTCCTTCTTCATTTTTTTGCTTCGTAAGCCTGGATTGCTCAGCAGCTACTCGCAGGGCCGTTTCTGGCTTACCTGGCTCGGGTTGGGCGTCATATGCCTGATGGATGAGCTGACCTCGGTCTTTTACGCACCGGCCGAAGCCTATCGTTTCATCGGGCCGGCGGCCATATTCTTTATAGCCCTGACCTCCCTGCTGATTCGCTACTTCAGCTCCCGGCTGGTAGAGATTGCCAAAATCCTGGAACATCACAAGCTGTTCGGAGGCGGGGTATATTCTTTTTCTTATCTGGTACTGGGGCCCGTAGTATCCTTTGTAGCAGTGTCCTCCATAATGGTGGATTTTGTCCTTACAGCCTGTATTTCAGCCATAAGCGCAGTGGAAAACGTCTCTTCCTTTTTCGGCATGCCACAATACTGGAAGATGATAGCCGGTATGGCTATTGTTTGGTCCATAGCCGGTTTGAACATTCTAGGCATCCGCGAGAATGTTCGTTTCACCTTCGGCATCTTCATTATGGCAGCATTTGTTTTCCTGAACTTGATTGTCTCCGGCATTCTCGGTCTGGATCAGGATTCGATCGCCCGTCTGCACAATTCAGTTGCAGCGGGAGCCGATAGCCTGCGGACAGAATCTTTGTTGAACACCTACGGAATTTTTGTCGCTTCCGTGGCTAGTTGCGTACTCGCTTACTCCGGCGTGGAATCGGTTCTTCAGACTGCGGGTTACGTACGCTCATCCAGAGACATCGCAAGAGCGTACATTTTCCTCGCCCTGACGGTCGGGATTGTCACCCCCACTGTTGCCGCCTTGGCCTTGTCCGCGCCTATTGATTTCGCGAAACACGAGGGTGATCTGATCACTCACTATGCCACCGTGTTGAATGGTCTCCCGTTTGGCGTTGCAGTGGCGGGACTGGCCAGTTTCACCCTCATCATGGCGGTAAATACGGCCTTTGTGGCGTCAAGCGAGCTTATGGAACGTGTGGCGGATCGGTACGGATTTTCGTGGCTCATTGCTACGAATCGAGAGCAGTCCTTGTATCGCATACATATAATTAATGCTCTTTTCTTCTCCGGCATCATTATTTTCACTGGTGGAAGCCAAATGATCCTGGCGGACATGTACGCCATCGGACTGCTTGCATGCTTCTCCATCAACCTGGGGTCGCTAATAATATATCGTTACTTTATGGGGACCAAAGAGGTGATCCACTACCTCGGCGGCCGCACCGGCACGGTAATATTATTCGTGATTTTCTTGAGTTGCTTTGGTTTCCTTGCTTGGCACAAGCCTCATGGCACCGAACTGTGGGCAATTGTGACGGGCATTGTGCTGGTGAGCGGTCTGATCGTTGCCCGAACTAGAGCGCCGGAAATCAGGGCTGTACAAGCCACTGACACTCACATGGACCTGGTGCTGTTTCTTGCTGAATCACCGGAAAAAGAGATCCAGCTCATCTTCCGCAGACCCAGAGAAGAGGCCCTGACGTCAATGAAGCACAACGAGGCATACATCAGCTTTTACAATCCTCGGCAGGGCGCTCCGGCCAAGTTGGCGCCAAATCACTTCCGATTTGCCTTGATCAAGGGAAGTCTTTACCAGGACATGGTGGCGCTTCTGAAAGTAGTAGAATACGAGTTGCCGCACCGGAAGGTAGTGATCCATTTCGGCTGGCCGTTATCTTCTTGGCTGGATCGTATGGCCATCGGCGTTATGGTGTTTAATATCATGCGTATGCCCAGACGGTTCCCTAACTTTGACTTCCACATCGACTATTCAAGCGAGTCGTTTCGGAAGCCCAACACCCCAAAATAA
- a CDS encoding type II toxin-antitoxin system Phd/YefM family antitoxin, with product MPEHTKFSEDIVPLSDMKVNPGRVLRQVDKTRRPVLLTNRGRGVAVVQSLRDYETQTEELAFLRGVVQGLVDLEEGREMSLAEAKKHLGLS from the coding sequence ATGCCCGAGCATACTAAATTCTCGGAGGACATAGTCCCGCTAAGCGACATGAAAGTTAATCCGGGCAGAGTCTTGAGGCAGGTTGACAAGACCCGCAGGCCGGTTCTTCTGACCAACAGGGGACGTGGCGTAGCTGTCGTTCAATCACTCAGAGATTACGAAACTCAGACCGAAGAACTGGCTTTTCTGCGTGGTGTTGTCCAAGGGCTGGTGGACCTGGAAGAGGGGCGCGAAATGAGTCTCGCTGAGGCAAAGAAGCATCTCGGATTGAGCTGA
- a CDS encoding RNA polymerase sigma factor, translated as MEPSTEILIQQAIQGDKTSLEALVRQIQDRIYGLAMRMLGRPVDAEDATQEILVKIVTHLGSFRQDSSFSTWCFRIAANHLLTTRKRWAERIELTFEKCEEEIDRGLAHAWTECAPQAEQGLMVEDVMLSCMQGFLLCLERDLRITYILGEIFEVNSSEGAQILSITAAAFRKRLSRARSLLRDFMQANCGLIKESNPCRCERQIPYAVKAGFLNPKKPLFAAHPRRNNHHRSILEGLEEIAELQRVAVLFRRHPEYSAPDSFVESVRRLIDSEHFKILQV; from the coding sequence ATGGAACCATCTACCGAAATTTTAATTCAGCAGGCGATACAAGGGGACAAGACCTCTCTTGAAGCGCTTGTTCGACAAATTCAGGACAGAATCTACGGACTGGCCATGCGAATGCTCGGACGCCCTGTGGACGCTGAGGATGCAACTCAGGAGATCCTCGTAAAGATCGTCACTCATCTTGGGAGTTTCCGGCAAGACAGCAGCTTCTCCACATGGTGTTTTCGGATTGCCGCCAATCACCTGCTCACCACTCGCAAGCGCTGGGCCGAGCGTATCGAACTCACCTTCGAGAAATGTGAGGAAGAGATCGATAGAGGATTAGCTCATGCCTGGACAGAATGTGCCCCCCAAGCTGAACAAGGCCTCATGGTGGAGGACGTGATGCTAAGTTGCATGCAGGGGTTTCTGCTGTGTCTCGAAAGGGACCTTCGCATCACCTACATTCTGGGAGAGATTTTTGAGGTCAACAGCAGCGAAGGTGCACAGATCCTGAGTATCACTGCGGCAGCGTTCCGCAAACGTCTCTCCAGGGCCCGCTCGCTGCTGAGGGATTTTATGCAAGCTAATTGTGGCTTGATTAAAGAATCGAATCCTTGCCGATGTGAGCGCCAAATCCCTTATGCTGTCAAGGCCGGGTTTCTGAATCCTAAGAAGCCTCTCTTCGCGGCTCATCCGCGTCGTAACAATCACCATCGCTCGATCTTGGAAGGTCTCGAGGAAATAGCCGAGTTGCAGCGGGTCGCGGTTCTATTCCGCCGGCACCCCGAATACTCTGCCCCCGACTCATTCGTCGAGAGCGTCCGCCGGCTCATCGATTCCGAGCATTTCAAAATCTTGCAGGTTTAG
- a CDS encoding molybdopterin-dependent oxidoreductase, whose amino-acid sequence MADFKYSNVGREMEVYGYDSVVKSHCRMCHGGCGVLVYVKDGRIRKIAGDPDCPINHGTLCTKGIASPQLVYHPDRLTYPVKRIGPKASGKWERISWDEALDTIAERMMRYKENNGAESVVLGYGTGRENEAVIYRFANLFGSPSVLTAGHFCYGPRIATSIITCGSNPIVDYENHPKCIMVWGNNVVISNPDCYKGEPFSVALDEGAKLIVVDPRLTRAAARANVWLQLRPGTDTALALGMCNVIVNEGLYDREFVENYVHGWEPFVQRVNEYPLDRVEQITWAPQEKIREAARLFATTKPGGIQWGVAIEQQINCADNDRILMALMGITGNIDRKGGQVLFSTPNIRNVGQFGAHGMLPKEQRDKRLGGDRFRLGGRFGIINPKCVWDAILEEKPYPVKMLFLISSNPVVSRENSREVYRALEQVEFLAVADFFITPTAELADIVLPAATWLEMDYIADFWKRHGYILPRRKVVQIGECRSDHEMLNDLAHKVGIGEYFWDDFEQALDWILEPMGITWQDFKKMDYIRGDVAYEKYRRDGFSTPTGKFELYSTALEKMGYDPLPQYREPTESPHSTPELHKEFPYILITGKRTPGFFHTENRQVPSLRELHKDPIVSIHPETAAKEGINDGDWVVIESPRGKVRHRAKLFPGLDPRVVAAQHAWWFPEKKDPGHGWEDSNINILTDNSYKSCDPAMGASSVRTLLCRIYPEKA is encoded by the coding sequence GTGGCGGACTTCAAATATTCCAATGTGGGCCGCGAAATGGAGGTCTACGGCTACGATTCAGTAGTCAAGAGCCATTGCCGGATGTGCCACGGCGGGTGCGGAGTGCTGGTGTACGTGAAAGACGGCAGGATCAGGAAGATCGCGGGCGACCCCGACTGCCCGATCAATCACGGGACACTGTGTACCAAGGGCATTGCCTCTCCTCAACTGGTTTATCACCCCGACCGTCTTACCTATCCCGTAAAGCGCATAGGCCCCAAGGCAAGTGGCAAATGGGAGCGTATCAGCTGGGATGAGGCACTGGACACCATCGCTGAACGGATGATGCGTTATAAAGAAAACAACGGCGCTGAGTCCGTGGTTCTCGGGTACGGGACGGGTCGGGAAAACGAAGCTGTGATTTATCGTTTCGCCAATCTGTTCGGGAGTCCCAGCGTCCTGACGGCCGGACATTTCTGTTATGGTCCGAGAATCGCTACGAGCATTATCACGTGCGGTTCCAATCCCATAGTGGACTACGAAAACCACCCCAAGTGCATCATGGTGTGGGGCAACAACGTGGTCATCAGCAATCCCGATTGTTACAAAGGTGAGCCGTTCTCGGTGGCCCTGGATGAAGGGGCGAAGCTTATCGTGGTCGATCCGAGACTCACACGCGCGGCAGCGCGGGCAAACGTGTGGCTCCAACTCAGACCCGGAACCGACACCGCGCTTGCGCTCGGAATGTGCAACGTGATCGTCAACGAAGGACTCTATGACCGGGAATTCGTCGAAAACTACGTCCACGGCTGGGAGCCTTTTGTGCAAAGGGTCAACGAATACCCGTTGGATCGAGTGGAGCAAATTACGTGGGCCCCCCAAGAAAAGATCCGGGAGGCCGCGAGACTTTTTGCCACCACCAAGCCCGGAGGAATTCAATGGGGCGTTGCCATTGAACAACAGATCAACTGTGCGGACAATGACCGCATTCTAATGGCCTTGATGGGGATCACCGGCAATATAGACAGAAAAGGGGGCCAAGTACTATTCTCAACGCCGAACATAAGGAATGTAGGTCAATTCGGAGCCCACGGCATGCTTCCCAAAGAGCAACGGGACAAACGGCTGGGAGGTGACCGGTTCCGCCTCGGCGGACGCTTCGGGATCATAAACCCGAAATGCGTGTGGGACGCGATCCTCGAAGAAAAGCCTTATCCCGTAAAGATGCTTTTCTTGATCAGCTCCAATCCTGTGGTGTCGCGCGAGAACTCCAGGGAAGTATACCGTGCTTTGGAGCAGGTGGAATTCTTGGCGGTGGCTGATTTCTTCATCACCCCCACGGCGGAACTTGCGGACATAGTCCTACCTGCGGCCACATGGCTGGAAATGGACTATATCGCTGATTTCTGGAAGCGGCACGGTTATATCCTGCCGAGGCGCAAGGTTGTGCAGATAGGGGAATGCCGGTCCGACCATGAAATGCTCAATGACCTCGCCCACAAGGTGGGAATCGGGGAGTACTTCTGGGACGATTTTGAGCAAGCTCTGGATTGGATACTGGAACCCATGGGAATCACATGGCAAGATTTCAAGAAAATGGACTACATAAGAGGTGATGTAGCCTATGAAAAGTACAGGCGTGACGGTTTCTCGACTCCCACCGGAAAATTCGAACTCTATTCAACCGCGCTTGAGAAAATGGGATACGATCCTCTGCCTCAATACCGAGAACCCACGGAAAGCCCGCACAGCACGCCGGAATTGCATAAAGAGTTCCCTTACATATTGATTACCGGCAAAAGGACCCCCGGCTTTTTCCATACTGAGAACCGCCAGGTCCCAAGCCTCAGGGAACTTCACAAAGACCCCATTGTCAGTATTCATCCTGAGACAGCCGCAAAGGAGGGCATAAACGACGGCGATTGGGTGGTCATCGAATCGCCTCGGGGAAAGGTCCGACACCGGGCAAAGCTCTTCCCGGGCCTCGACCCGCGCGTGGTGGCTGCACAGCACGCCTGGTGGTTCCCTGAGAAGAAGGACCCCGGACACGGCTGGGAAGACTCGAATATCAATATTCTCACCGACAACTCATACAAATCCTGTGACCCGGCCATGGGCGCGTCGTCGGTAAGAACGCTCCTGTGCAGAATTTACCCTGAGAAGGCTTAA